A genomic region of Runella rosea contains the following coding sequences:
- a CDS encoding ABC transporter permease, which translates to MIRNYLKIALRNLAKNKVYSFINIGGLAVGMAVAMLIGLWIYDELSYDKYHQNYEHLAQVMQHQTFNGHKGTERSIPMPLVTELRTKYGSDFKHLAMATWEGNRILTFGEAKITRSGNYMDVDIPKMLSLKMQKGTYDGLKELNSVLLSASTAKALFGSIDPMGKFIKIDNKLDVKVTGIYEDLPFNTQFRELNFIAPWKLYVSSQKWVQRALDENQWGNNSFQLYAQIADNADMDKLSAKIKNVKWDKVDAEEKKFKAEIFLQPMRDWHLRSNFDEGIKTGGFIQYVWLFAIVGAFVLLLACINFMNLSTARSEKRAKEVGIRKAVGSVRAQLINQFFSESFLVVTFAFIGAVAFILALLPWFNEVSDKKMVFPWTEPTFWFISLGFIFITGLLAGSYPALYLSSFQPIRVLKGTFKAGRFAAVPRKVLVVVQFTVSVTLITGTIIVYRQIQHTKNRPMGYDNDGLIMMQMMSPDFYGKYEVLRTELKNAGAIVEMTESSSPLTGVWSNNGGFDWKGKDPSLQAEFATIWVTHDFGKTVGWQFKDGRDFSRQFSTDTAAIVINEAAVKFMGLKNPVGTVVQWGSGKEAEKFTIVGVIKDMLMESPYEPVKQTIYFMGYENVNWMTLKLNPNKSASESIAKIEATFRKLIPSAPFEYKFVNEEFGKKFVSEERIGKLAGGFAVLAVLISCLGLFGLASFTAEQRTKEIGVRKVLGASVFNLWGLLSKDFVVLVIISCFIATPIAYYYLNDWLQDYKYHTEISWWVFALAGIGALAITLLTVSYQSIKAALMNPVKSLKTE; encoded by the coding sequence ATGATTCGTAACTACCTTAAAATTGCTCTTAGAAACCTTGCTAAAAATAAGGTCTATTCTTTTATCAATATCGGCGGTTTGGCAGTAGGGATGGCCGTAGCGATGCTGATCGGTTTGTGGATTTATGATGAATTGTCATACGACAAATATCACCAAAACTACGAGCATTTGGCACAGGTGATGCAGCACCAAACTTTCAACGGACATAAAGGAACCGAACGCTCTATTCCGATGCCTTTGGTAACCGAACTCCGCACCAAATACGGCAGTGACTTCAAGCATCTGGCCATGGCCACTTGGGAAGGCAACCGAATTTTAACATTTGGAGAGGCCAAAATCACTCGTTCGGGCAATTATATGGATGTGGATATTCCTAAAATGCTCTCGTTGAAAATGCAGAAAGGAACCTACGATGGCTTGAAAGAACTCAACTCCGTTTTGCTCTCGGCCTCCACCGCCAAGGCACTTTTCGGGAGCATCGACCCGATGGGTAAGTTTATCAAAATTGACAACAAGCTCGACGTAAAAGTGACAGGAATCTATGAGGACTTACCATTTAATACGCAGTTTCGGGAGCTGAACTTTATCGCGCCCTGGAAACTGTACGTTTCTTCCCAAAAATGGGTGCAGCGAGCGCTCGACGAAAATCAGTGGGGCAATAATTCGTTTCAGCTTTATGCCCAAATCGCGGACAATGCCGACATGGACAAATTGAGCGCCAAAATCAAAAATGTCAAATGGGACAAAGTGGATGCCGAGGAGAAGAAATTTAAAGCCGAAATTTTTCTTCAACCCATGCGCGATTGGCACCTGCGCTCCAACTTTGACGAAGGCATCAAAACGGGCGGTTTTATCCAATATGTTTGGCTTTTTGCCATCGTTGGAGCATTTGTATTGCTGCTCGCGTGTATAAATTTTATGAATTTGAGCACGGCCCGCTCCGAAAAACGCGCCAAAGAAGTCGGTATCAGAAAGGCCGTGGGTTCGGTTCGCGCCCAACTCATCAATCAGTTTTTTAGTGAATCCTTTTTGGTAGTGACATTTGCGTTTATCGGAGCCGTGGCGTTCATATTGGCCCTGTTGCCTTGGTTTAACGAAGTCAGCGACAAGAAAATGGTTTTCCCTTGGACAGAACCCACCTTTTGGTTCATCAGCCTTGGCTTCATTTTTATCACGGGTTTGCTAGCAGGAAGCTATCCTGCGTTATACTTATCTTCTTTCCAACCTATCCGAGTGCTAAAAGGCACCTTCAAAGCGGGCCGTTTTGCGGCCGTGCCGCGCAAAGTATTGGTAGTGGTTCAGTTTACGGTTTCTGTCACATTGATTACTGGTACCATCATCGTATACCGCCAGATTCAACACACCAAAAACCGTCCCATGGGCTATGATAACGACGGGCTAATCATGATGCAGATGATGTCGCCTGATTTTTACGGAAAATATGAGGTGCTGCGAACTGAGCTTAAAAACGCGGGTGCCATTGTTGAAATGACCGAATCTTCCAGTCCATTAACCGGCGTTTGGTCCAACAATGGTGGGTTTGACTGGAAAGGCAAAGATCCCAGCCTGCAAGCGGAGTTTGCCACGATTTGGGTCACGCACGATTTTGGAAAAACAGTAGGCTGGCAATTCAAAGACGGACGGGATTTTTCAAGGCAATTTTCGACCGATACGGCGGCTATTGTTATCAATGAAGCCGCCGTCAAATTTATGGGACTTAAAAATCCAGTTGGGACGGTTGTGCAGTGGGGTAGCGGAAAAGAGGCCGAAAAGTTTACCATTGTGGGCGTCATCAAAGATATGCTCATGGAATCTCCCTACGAGCCAGTAAAGCAGACAATCTACTTTATGGGCTACGAAAATGTGAACTGGATGACGCTCAAATTGAACCCCAACAAAAGTGCCTCCGAATCCATCGCCAAGATTGAGGCCACCTTCCGAAAACTCATTCCGTCGGCTCCTTTTGAGTACAAATTTGTCAACGAAGAGTTTGGTAAAAAGTTTGTTTCAGAAGAGCGCATCGGCAAATTGGCGGGTGGCTTTGCCGTATTGGCCGTTCTGATTTCGTGTTTGGGTCTTTTTGGCTTGGCCTCGTTTACCGCCGAACAACGAACCAAAGAAATCGGCGTCCGAAAAGTATTGGGTGCGTCAGTATTCAATTTGTGGGGATTGCTTTCCAAAGATTTTGTGGTTTTGGTCATCATTTCCTGCTTCATCGCTACGCCCATCGCTTATTATTATTTGAACGATTGGTTACAAGACTATAAATACCATACCGAAATCTCTTGGTGGGTTTTTGCGCTGGCCGGCATTGGCGCGTTGGCGATTACGTTGTTGACGGTTAGCTATCAATCCATTAAAGCGGCACTCATGAATCCAGTTAAAAGTTTAAAAACGGAATAA
- a CDS encoding ABC transporter permease codes for MIRNYLKIAFRNLQRNKIYSAINIGGLAIGMATCLLITLYVLDEISYDRYHQKADRIYRIDFDVKFGGQDRSFATVSDGMGAALKNDYPFIETFTRFRPIDILVKKGNQNIRESMSMFVDNSVFEVFDIPLIEGDAKTALQEPFTIVLDEQTAQKYFGKTQVLGMTMTIDENAYKVTGVMKNIPENSHFRGRNMFLSMESSADSRANNWLNNNFFTYLVFKEGTKPEQLQSQFDKVIKKYMMPQFKSVMGIKSIEELEKAGNRVALGLTPLTDIHLHSNKFFELSPNSSIQYVYIFSAIALFILLIACVNFMNLSTARSVNRAKEVGVRKVMGSVRAMLMNQFLSESILMSLIAFILGLGIATLILPFFNDLSAKNLSLSFIKKPLLLSILFSFAVFIGLLAGIYPALFLSSFKPISVLKGKLSATNKGGYLRSSLVVFQFFASIFLIISTIVIYRQLDFIQKQNIGFNREQVIVINDTNLLEKGLESFKNELLQISGIKSATISAFLPTPSYRNNTVFWTEGQLGADNGISMQFWEVGYDYTETLKMQFVAGRDFDKTMSTDSSAIIINETTAKQTGYKNPIGQKLYAYGSNLKDLIPYTIIGVVKNFNYASLRENVASLSMCLAKNPYGMISVRVQSNDFKESIAKIEERWKLRAGRTPLNYQFLDDAFDNMYRTEQRIGKVFISFAVLAILIACLGLFGLATFTAEQRTKEIGVRKVLGASIWSIVRLLSKDFLKLVCLAFVIASPLAYYAMSTWLKDFAFRTDISLWIFVVSGTSALTISLLTVSYQAIKAALMNPVKSLKTE; via the coding sequence GTGATACGCAATTATCTAAAAATCGCTTTCAGAAATCTACAACGAAATAAGATTTATTCGGCCATTAACATCGGTGGACTAGCTATTGGTATGGCCACTTGTTTGTTGATTACGCTTTATGTCTTAGACGAAATCAGCTACGACCGCTATCATCAAAAAGCCGACAGAATTTATCGGATTGATTTTGATGTCAAGTTTGGTGGGCAAGATAGGTCATTTGCCACTGTTTCGGATGGTATGGGGGCTGCTTTAAAAAACGACTATCCATTCATCGAAACCTTTACCCGATTCAGGCCCATTGATATTTTGGTCAAAAAAGGAAATCAGAATATCCGTGAGTCTATGTCTATGTTTGTTGATAATTCAGTTTTTGAAGTTTTTGATATTCCATTGATTGAAGGCGACGCAAAAACGGCGTTGCAAGAACCATTTACGATAGTTTTAGACGAACAAACTGCTCAAAAATATTTTGGAAAAACACAGGTTTTGGGCATGACAATGACCATTGACGAAAATGCCTATAAAGTAACTGGTGTAATGAAAAATATCCCCGAAAACTCGCATTTCAGGGGCAGAAATATGTTTCTTTCGATGGAAAGTTCGGCAGATAGCAGGGCAAATAACTGGTTGAACAATAATTTTTTTACCTATTTAGTATTCAAAGAAGGTACAAAACCTGAGCAATTACAATCGCAGTTTGATAAAGTTATCAAGAAATACATGATGCCCCAATTTAAGAGTGTAATGGGTATCAAGAGCATAGAAGAATTAGAAAAAGCGGGCAATCGAGTAGCTTTGGGATTGACACCACTGACAGATATTCATCTCCATTCTAACAAATTCTTTGAACTTTCACCAAATAGTAGTATTCAGTATGTTTACATTTTTTCGGCGATTGCTCTTTTTATTTTGTTGATAGCATGTGTCAATTTTATGAATCTTAGCACGGCACGTTCGGTCAATCGGGCAAAAGAGGTGGGCGTACGTAAAGTCATGGGGTCAGTACGTGCGATGCTGATGAATCAGTTTTTGTCAGAATCCATCCTGATGAGCTTAATAGCATTCATATTGGGGCTTGGCATTGCTACTTTGATTTTACCATTTTTCAATGATTTATCAGCCAAAAATCTAAGCCTATCATTCATCAAAAAACCACTTTTACTATCCATATTGTTTAGTTTTGCTGTTTTTATAGGCTTGTTAGCTGGTATTTATCCTGCTCTGTTTTTGTCTTCATTCAAACCAATTAGCGTCCTAAAAGGCAAACTAAGTGCCACTAACAAAGGTGGTTATTTACGAAGTAGCTTGGTTGTTTTTCAGTTTTTTGCCTCAATATTTCTCATCATTTCTACGATTGTGATTTATCGTCAGTTAGATTTTATTCAGAAACAAAACATTGGTTTCAATCGTGAACAAGTCATCGTTATCAACGATACAAATCTATTAGAGAAAGGCTTAGAATCGTTTAAAAACGAATTATTACAAATTTCAGGCATAAAATCGGCGACCATAAGTGCTTTTTTGCCTACACCATCTTACCGAAACAACACCGTTTTTTGGACAGAAGGCCAGCTCGGTGCCGATAATGGTATCTCGATGCAATTCTGGGAAGTAGGCTATGACTACACCGAAACCCTTAAAATGCAGTTTGTAGCTGGACGCGACTTTGATAAAACGATGTCTACGGATTCGTCGGCTATCATCATCAACGAAACCACAGCAAAACAAACAGGCTATAAAAACCCAATCGGTCAAAAATTATACGCTTATGGCAGCAATCTAAAAGACTTGATTCCATATACAATTATTGGAGTGGTCAAAAACTTCAATTATGCATCTCTCCGAGAGAATGTGGCAAGCCTTTCAATGTGCCTTGCCAAAAATCCTTACGGCATGATTTCAGTACGGGTGCAATCCAATGATTTTAAAGAGAGCATTGCCAAAATCGAAGAAAGATGGAAGTTAAGAGCGGGCAGAACACCCCTCAATTATCAATTTTTAGATGATGCCTTCGACAATATGTATCGTACCGAACAACGCATCGGAAAAGTCTTTATCAGTTTTGCGGTTTTAGCGATTCTGATAGCTTGTTTGGGCTTATTTGGTTTAGCCACTTTCACAGCCGAGCAACGTACCAAAGAAATTGGCGTAAGAAAAGTGCTGGGAGCGAGTATTTGGAGCATTGTTCGGTTGCTTTCAAAAGACTTTCTAAAATTGGTTTGCCTTGCCTTTGTGATAGCTTCGCCCTTGGCATACTATGCCATGAGTACGTGGCTGAAAGACTTTGCATTCAGAACCGATATTTCGTTGTGGATTTTTGTCGTATCAGGCACTTCAGCCTTGACAATATCCTTATTAACAGTTAGTTATCAGGCGATAAAAGCGGCATTAATGAATCCAGTAAAGAGTTTGAAAACGGAGTAA
- a CDS encoding ABC transporter permease codes for MLSNYLTIAFRNLWKNKVYSFINIMGLALGMACSLMIMLWVQDETAMDAFHQNGTRLYRVMENQYYSGKIETYPSTPGLLAENIVKDIPEIEKASQMLWEEQPLFTVGTAFDKEKGRYVQGDFLTMFSFKLEQGDARTALKRPDGVVISKKLAQKYFPNQNPLGKSIRIDGKEDVMVTGILKDIPKNSSLKFDFLMSFDRWLKNNPWAKEWGNNGPRCYVMLAKNASLDKVNAKIKGYIKTKNKDSNVEIFLQSYQESYLYSNWDSGKQNGGRIDYVRIFSIVAIVILLIACINFMNLATARSVKRAKEVGVRKVIGAVKGILIGQFMGEAILIAFCALLFSILLVFLLLPTFNLLTEKELSLNFTDPSFLVVLVSLTLVTGLVAGSYPALFMSSLNPVVVLKGSLKFKPSATYFRKGLVVFQFALSITLILGMIIVHEQINYLRTKNAGYDRENLLYMPLEGDLQKNFASFKQELQHQPGIKSVTCSQSDPLEVGSSTQGVKWPGKDTTQLLLFANNAISYDYIKTMGIQLIGGRDFSDQYGTDTTNYIINEASAKKMGYKDPVGKEMTMWDRKGTIVGLMKDFHYNTLHSAIEPLILRLQPKTENWGVVIIRAEGGKTPDAVASTEKVFKKFNPNFPFKYFFADQEYANQYKSENVVNKLSNYFAFLAIFISCLGLFGLASFTAEQRTKEIGVRKVLGASVSNLVGMLSLDFIKLVLIATLIAFPVAWYFLKNWLEKYAYRIDIEWWYFAIAALSAVAIALLTVSYQAIRASLMNPVKSLKTE; via the coding sequence ATGTTAAGCAATTACCTCACTATCGCCTTCCGCAATTTGTGGAAGAACAAAGTCTATAGTTTTATCAACATCATGGGGTTGGCACTCGGCATGGCCTGCAGCCTGATGATTATGCTATGGGTACAAGACGAAACAGCCATGGACGCCTTTCATCAAAACGGCACGCGTCTTTATCGGGTAATGGAAAACCAGTATTATTCGGGCAAAATCGAAACCTACCCTTCAACGCCGGGGCTTCTGGCCGAAAACATCGTAAAAGACATTCCAGAAATCGAAAAGGCCAGCCAAATGCTGTGGGAAGAGCAGCCGCTTTTTACGGTAGGCACTGCTTTCGATAAAGAAAAGGGCCGCTACGTACAAGGGGATTTTCTGACGATGTTCAGTTTCAAACTGGAGCAGGGCGATGCCCGAACCGCCCTAAAACGTCCCGATGGAGTGGTTATATCAAAAAAACTCGCCCAGAAGTATTTTCCTAATCAAAATCCGCTGGGCAAATCCATCCGAATTGACGGCAAAGAAGACGTGATGGTTACGGGAATTTTGAAAGACATCCCTAAAAACTCATCGCTAAAATTTGACTTCTTGATGAGCTTCGACCGCTGGCTCAAAAACAACCCATGGGCCAAAGAATGGGGCAATAACGGGCCACGCTGTTACGTGATGTTGGCCAAAAACGCATCATTAGACAAAGTAAACGCCAAAATTAAGGGCTACATCAAGACCAAAAACAAAGACAGCAACGTCGAAATATTTCTGCAATCCTACCAAGAATCGTATCTGTATTCTAATTGGGATTCGGGCAAACAAAACGGCGGGCGGATTGATTATGTACGTATTTTTTCCATCGTTGCCATAGTGATTTTATTGATTGCGTGCATCAATTTTATGAATTTGGCCACGGCCCGCTCCGTCAAACGCGCCAAGGAAGTGGGCGTGCGCAAGGTGATTGGCGCCGTCAAAGGCATTCTGATTGGGCAATTTATGGGGGAAGCCATTTTGATTGCATTTTGTGCGCTCCTCTTTTCTATTCTGCTGGTCTTTTTGCTCTTGCCTACTTTTAACCTTCTGACCGAAAAAGAGCTTTCACTCAACTTTACCGACCCGAGTTTTCTGGTGGTTTTGGTGAGTCTAACGTTGGTGACGGGCTTGGTAGCGGGGAGCTATCCCGCGTTGTTCATGTCTTCGCTCAACCCCGTTGTGGTGTTGAAAGGCTCCCTGAAATTTAAGCCAAGCGCCACCTATTTTCGCAAAGGGCTGGTAGTTTTTCAGTTTGCCTTGTCAATTACGCTCATTTTAGGCATGATTATCGTTCACGAACAAATCAATTATTTACGAACGAAAAATGCTGGTTATGACCGCGAAAACCTGCTTTATATGCCATTGGAGGGGGATTTGCAGAAGAATTTTGCCTCGTTCAAACAAGAACTTCAACATCAGCCCGGCATCAAATCTGTCACCTGCTCCCAATCAGACCCGCTAGAAGTAGGCTCTTCTACACAAGGCGTAAAATGGCCTGGGAAAGACACAACCCAGTTATTGCTTTTCGCCAACAACGCCATTTCGTACGACTACATCAAAACGATGGGCATTCAACTGATTGGCGGGCGGGATTTCAGCGATCAATACGGAACCGACACCACCAACTACATCATCAACGAAGCCAGCGCCAAGAAAATGGGCTATAAAGACCCTGTAGGCAAAGAAATGACCATGTGGGACCGCAAGGGAACCATCGTCGGGCTGATGAAAGATTTTCATTACAACACGCTTCATTCTGCCATTGAGCCGTTGATTTTGCGTTTACAGCCCAAAACGGAGAATTGGGGCGTCGTCATCATCCGCGCCGAAGGCGGCAAAACTCCCGATGCTGTTGCCAGCACCGAAAAAGTGTTCAAGAAGTTTAACCCTAATTTTCCATTCAAATACTTTTTTGCCGACCAAGAATACGCCAATCAGTACAAAAGCGAGAATGTGGTCAATAAGCTATCCAATTACTTTGCGTTTTTGGCCATTTTTATTTCGTGTCTTGGGCTATTTGGACTGGCGTCGTTTACGGCGGAGCAACGCACCAAAGAAATAGGCGTGCGTAAAGTGCTGGGCGCAAGCGTATCCAATCTGGTAGGAATGTTATCGCTGGATTTTATCAAATTGGTCTTGATCGCCACGCTCATTGCATTTCCAGTGGCGTGGTATTTCCTCAAAAATTGGCTCGAAAAATACGCTTATCGCATCGACATAGAATGGTGGTATTTTGCCATTGCGGCGCTTTCGGCGGTAGCGATTGCCTTGCTGACCGTCAGTTATCAAGCCATCCGGGCGTCGTTGATGAACCCCGTAAAATCACTAAAAACGGAATAA
- a CDS encoding ABC transporter ATP-binding protein — protein sequence MIKTANLQKIFTTEEVETTALNGIDLEVKDGEFVAIMGPSGCGKSTLLNILGLLDNPSEGSYDFHGTEVAKLSERQRAQLRKGNIGFVFQSFNLIDELTVYENVELPLLYLKVPADQRKEMVETVLTRMNIMHRRNHFPQQLSGGQQQRTAIARAVVAKPKLILADEPTGNLDSANGEEVMKLLSQLNDEGTSIIMVTHSPYDAGFAHRIVNLFDGKVVTEKMRV from the coding sequence ATGATAAAAACAGCTAACCTCCAGAAAATCTTCACCACCGAAGAAGTGGAAACAACAGCCTTGAACGGAATTGATTTGGAAGTAAAAGACGGTGAATTTGTCGCCATCATGGGCCCTTCGGGTTGTGGCAAATCTACATTGCTCAACATCTTAGGACTCTTAGACAACCCCAGCGAAGGCAGCTATGACTTCCACGGGACCGAGGTAGCAAAACTGTCGGAACGTCAACGGGCGCAGCTACGCAAAGGGAACATTGGGTTTGTGTTCCAGAGCTTTAACCTCATCGACGAGCTGACCGTGTATGAAAACGTCGAACTTCCGCTGCTTTACCTCAAAGTACCCGCTGACCAACGCAAAGAAATGGTCGAAACTGTATTGACCCGCATGAACATCATGCACCGTCGCAATCACTTTCCGCAACAACTCTCGGGGGGACAGCAGCAACGTACCGCCATTGCCCGCGCGGTGGTGGCCAAGCCCAAATTAATCCTTGCGGATGAGCCCACAGGAAACTTAGACTCCGCCAACGGCGAAGAAGTAATGAAATTGCTCTCCCAACTCAACGACGAAGGCACGAGCATCATCATGGTGACTCACTCGCCGTATGACGCAGGTTTTGCCCACCGAATCGTCAATCTTTTTGACGGTAAAGTGGTGACTGAAAAAATGCGCGTATAA
- a CDS encoding efflux RND transporter periplasmic adaptor subunit, producing the protein MDRVRKKKFWNTQRIAIFAGSSALIAFIVYQLFFSDKRSKLNVEAEKLTVSSVSTGSFDEFIVVTGVVQPLKIIRLDAIVGGYVREKIVEGGSMVTQGQVLLKLENQNLKLNFLQSETEASRLVNDLQNTRQQLKVARFNIRRTLNELEFKIDQAKDIYERNQKLFKDKVIPESDFLRSKRDYELLVKQKEIETESQIYQEENAKMQIGQLEGTLLRTQRNVDLWRQTLDNLVVKAPVGGLLSSIDVEVGSNISQGQNIGQIDDLNGFKMRVAIDEHYVSRIFVGLGGSFEFNGKDNPLTITRIYPEVKNGRFEVDMSFPKGTPEGIKRGQSTPIRLELGKAEKAVLLPVGGFFSDTGGNWVYVLDNSGKRAIKRNITLGRKNPEYYEVLEGLQTGEKVITSSYANFGDKEVLELK; encoded by the coding sequence ATGGACCGCGTACGTAAAAAGAAATTTTGGAACACCCAACGCATTGCCATTTTTGCGGGAAGCAGTGCTTTGATTGCCTTTATTGTGTATCAATTATTTTTCTCCGATAAACGCTCCAAACTCAATGTAGAAGCCGAAAAACTCACGGTATCCAGTGTTTCAACGGGCTCTTTTGATGAGTTTATTGTCGTAACTGGCGTAGTCCAACCCCTCAAAATCATTCGTCTGGACGCCATCGTGGGCGGTTATGTTCGGGAAAAAATCGTGGAAGGTGGCAGCATGGTGACCCAAGGCCAAGTGCTCTTGAAACTAGAAAACCAAAACCTCAAACTTAACTTCCTACAATCAGAAACGGAGGCCAGTCGACTGGTAAATGACCTTCAAAATACCCGTCAACAATTGAAAGTGGCGCGTTTTAATATCCGTCGGACTTTAAACGAACTGGAATTTAAAATTGACCAAGCCAAAGATATTTACGAACGTAATCAAAAATTATTCAAAGACAAGGTGATTCCTGAATCTGACTTTCTGCGTTCAAAACGGGATTACGAATTGTTGGTAAAACAAAAAGAAATCGAAACTGAATCGCAAATCTATCAGGAAGAAAACGCCAAAATGCAGATTGGCCAATTGGAAGGAACGCTTTTGCGGACCCAACGCAACGTAGACCTGTGGCGCCAAACACTCGATAACCTCGTAGTGAAAGCGCCCGTGGGTGGATTGCTTTCCTCAATAGACGTAGAAGTAGGTTCTAACATCAGCCAAGGCCAAAACATCGGGCAGATTGACGACCTCAACGGTTTTAAAATGCGCGTCGCGATTGATGAGCACTATGTATCGCGAATTTTTGTCGGGTTGGGCGGAAGTTTTGAATTCAATGGAAAAGACAACCCACTGACCATTACGCGCATCTATCCCGAAGTAAAAAACGGACGTTTTGAAGTAGATATGAGTTTTCCGAAAGGTACGCCCGAAGGCATTAAACGCGGACAATCTACACCGATTCGCCTAGAATTAGGCAAGGCCGAAAAAGCGGTACTCTTGCCAGTAGGTGGGTTTTTCTCCGATACAGGCGGCAACTGGGTGTACGTGCTGGACAATAGCGGCAAACGCGCCATCAAGCGTAACATCACGCTAGGACGCAAAAATCCTGAATATTATGAAGTACTGGAAGGGCTACAAACCGGTGAAAAAGTAATCACCAGCAGCTACGCAAACTTTGGCGACAAAGAAGTGCTTGAATTGAAATAA
- a CDS encoding sigma-54-dependent transcriptional regulator, with the protein MLTAKVLIVDDDVDVLSAAKLLLKRHFSQVDIEKNPQRIPFLVTNGNYDAILLDMNFTRDVISGKEGFDWLDRILDIDPLAVVVLFTAFGDVEMAVRAMKAGAMDFVLKPWENDKLLATMQAAVRKREENKAKVGGSPGALASKPTPGKPMSQPNFVASSAVMQQLYATAERVAVTDATVLVLGENGTGKSDLAQLIHQKSNRADKPFVIVDLGAIPESLFESELFGHVKGAFTDAKEDRAGRFEEAHGGTLFLDEIGNLSLPMQAKLLTVLQNRTVTRVGSNKTKQIDVRIICATNQPIGQMVAERTFRQDLLYRINTIELRIPPLRERPEDIVPLTELFLKQYRHQYKRVVTALSAALIKQLQRYHWPGNVRELRSAVERAVILTQQNTLQPEDFFQNAFTETSQFTETYQLEEMEKQLIVKAMKKYNGNITEVAKELGLSRQALYRRMEKYGL; encoded by the coding sequence ATGCTCACCGCCAAAGTATTGATTGTTGACGATGATGTCGACGTTTTGAGTGCTGCCAAATTGCTCCTCAAACGGCATTTCAGTCAAGTGGATATTGAAAAAAATCCCCAACGTATTCCCTTTTTAGTTACCAACGGCAATTACGACGCTATTTTGTTGGATATGAACTTCACGCGTGACGTTATCAGCGGCAAAGAAGGTTTCGATTGGTTGGACCGTATTTTAGACATTGACCCGCTGGCGGTAGTGGTACTTTTTACTGCGTTTGGTGATGTAGAAATGGCCGTTCGGGCCATGAAAGCGGGAGCCATGGACTTTGTTTTGAAACCTTGGGAAAACGATAAACTGCTGGCTACTATGCAGGCAGCCGTGCGGAAAAGGGAGGAAAATAAAGCCAAAGTGGGCGGTAGTCCAGGGGCTTTGGCCAGTAAACCGACGCCCGGGAAGCCGATGTCTCAGCCAAATTTTGTGGCTTCCAGCGCTGTTATGCAACAGCTGTATGCCACGGCCGAGCGCGTTGCGGTGACGGATGCAACGGTACTGGTGTTGGGAGAAAATGGAACGGGAAAAAGTGATTTGGCCCAGCTTATCCACCAAAAATCTAATCGTGCTGATAAACCTTTCGTCATCGTAGATTTGGGTGCAATTCCCGAAAGTTTGTTTGAAAGTGAGCTTTTCGGCCACGTCAAAGGGGCTTTTACCGATGCCAAAGAAGACCGCGCGGGGCGGTTTGAAGAAGCCCACGGAGGAACGTTGTTTTTGGACGAAATCGGCAATTTGTCCCTGCCCATGCAGGCCAAACTCCTCACCGTACTGCAAAACCGAACGGTGACGCGTGTGGGTTCCAATAAAACCAAACAAATAGACGTCCGGATTATTTGCGCTACCAATCAGCCCATTGGCCAAATGGTTGCTGAGCGGACCTTCCGTCAGGATTTGCTGTACCGCATCAACACCATTGAGTTGCGTATTCCGCCGTTGCGGGAGCGTCCCGAAGACATTGTGCCGCTGACGGAGCTTTTCCTGAAACAGTACCGTCATCAATATAAGCGCGTGGTAACGGCCCTGAGTGCGGCTTTGATTAAGCAATTGCAACGTTATCATTGGCCGGGCAACGTGCGTGAACTCCGCAGTGCGGTGGAGCGAGCCGTTATTTTGACCCAACAAAACACGTTGCAACCCGAAGATTTTTTCCAGAATGCGTTTACCGAAACCTCGCAGTTTACCGAAACCTACCAGTTGGAAGAAATGGAAAAACAGTTGATTGTAAAAGCAATGAAAAAATACAACGGCAACATCACCGAAGTGGCCAAGGAGTTGGGGCTTTCGCGACAGGCATTGTACCGTAGAATGGAAAAATACGGGCTATGA